In one Thermaerobacter sp. PB12/4term genomic region, the following are encoded:
- the purM gene encoding phosphoribosylformylglycinamidine cyclo-ligase: MSDRAPGEVVPGGMGTGGNRLTYREAGVDLEAADAAVAAIARVAATARRPEVVGGIGAFAGFFRWGGAEGGLLAATCDGVGTKLAVALERDALETAGWDLVAMNVNDLVVHGAEPLFFLDYVAVGRLDPQRVARVVQGMAEACREAGCALLGGETAELPGLLPPGGMELAGFAVGHVPGGEPLDGRAVRPGDVILGLPSSGPHSNGFALIRRVAAAAGARWDDPLPGSAVSLGDAVLAPTRLYAAAARRLREAFDVRAMAHITGGGLPGNVPRTLPAGCRAVLAWGSWPVPPVFHWLHRQGGVPWAEMVRVFNVGIGMTVVVPAAQAEGARRLAAEVLGTEVPVIGRVVAGPRGVDFEPPPGTNPPGGAGPWRRG, translated from the coding sequence ATGAGCGACAGGGCACCCGGGGAGGTGGTCCCCGGGGGTATGGGGACCGGGGGCAACAGGCTCACCTACCGGGAGGCCGGGGTCGACCTGGAGGCCGCCGATGCGGCCGTGGCGGCCATCGCCCGGGTGGCGGCCACGGCCCGCCGCCCCGAGGTGGTGGGCGGCATCGGCGCCTTTGCCGGGTTCTTCCGCTGGGGTGGGGCGGAGGGCGGTCTCCTGGCCGCCACCTGCGACGGCGTGGGGACCAAGCTGGCCGTGGCCCTGGAGCGGGACGCCCTGGAGACCGCCGGCTGGGACCTGGTGGCGATGAACGTCAACGACCTGGTGGTCCACGGGGCCGAGCCGCTGTTCTTCCTGGACTACGTGGCGGTGGGGCGGCTCGATCCCCAGCGGGTGGCGCGGGTCGTCCAGGGCATGGCGGAGGCTTGCCGGGAGGCGGGCTGCGCCCTGCTGGGGGGCGAGACGGCGGAGTTGCCCGGCCTCCTGCCGCCCGGCGGCATGGAGCTGGCGGGCTTCGCCGTAGGCCACGTGCCGGGCGGGGAGCCCCTTGACGGGCGGGCGGTGCGACCCGGCGACGTGATCCTGGGCCTGCCCTCCAGCGGTCCCCACAGCAACGGGTTCGCCCTGATCCGGCGGGTGGCCGCGGCGGCGGGCGCCCGCTGGGACGACCCGCTGCCCGGAAGCGCCGTCAGCCTGGGCGATGCCGTCCTGGCCCCCACGCGGCTCTATGCAGCCGCCGCCCGGCGCCTGCGGGAGGCCTTTGATGTGCGGGCCATGGCCCACATTACCGGAGGCGGCCTGCCGGGCAACGTGCCGCGGACCCTGCCGGCGGGGTGCCGGGCGGTGCTGGCGTGGGGAAGCTGGCCGGTGCCGCCGGTCTTCCACTGGCTCCACCGGCAGGGCGGGGTGCCGTGGGCCGAGATGGTGCGGGTCTTCAACGTGGGCATCGGCATGACCGTGGTGGTGCCGGCGGCCCAGGCGGAAGGGGCCCGCCGGCTGGCGGCGGAGGTGCTGGGGACCGAGGTGCCGGTGATCGGCCGGGTGGTGGCGGGGCCCCGCGGGGTGGACTTCGAGCCGCCGCCGGGGACGAACCCGCCGGGGGGCGCTGGGCCATGGCGCAGGGGGTAG
- a CDS encoding amidophosphoribosyltransferase yields the protein MGGDRPAGGTPAAGESHAAVGSPTGSRGEAPAGPFGPREACGIFGIWGHPEAVACTVRALVALQHRGQESAGIAVLDGSGRLRVHRGPGLAGQVFGRPAHLARLGEGATAAIGHVRYATAGDPGPRNAQPLLFGGDFALAHNGQLAGGERWRAVLERLGVPLATTADSEVIGRVAQRHAALASRLPVSRSALTGTCPVQPAAPPAGTAAAPGPGGTNPAGGPPAPLLKALAAVPGAYAVVILTPRGLLAARDPWGIRPLVLGRIGDAWAVASESCALETAGGRVEEELPPGSWVWLGCGEAAGPARGALPGWDRAGLAREAFCVFEYIYFARPDSCFAGRSVYAVRKELGRRLARVHPASADVVVGVPDSSLPAAAGYAEAAGLPHELGLVKNRYTGRTFIRPGSREREEAVRLKLHPVPGVLAGRRVVLVDDSLVRGTTARWLVTALREAGAREVHLRITAPPYRFPCHFGVDTGRAEELLAAGRSPQSIARAVGADSLAFLPLDQVVEATGRSAGSLCLGCFTGRYPLDPEGKVRRAGRRAGSGCGAGDG from the coding sequence GTGGGGGGAGACCGGCCGGCGGGCGGCACCCCGGCGGCGGGCGAAAGCCATGCGGCGGTTGGCAGCCCCACGGGAAGTCGTGGCGAGGCCCCGGCCGGGCCCTTCGGCCCCCGGGAGGCCTGCGGGATCTTCGGCATCTGGGGCCATCCCGAAGCGGTGGCGTGCACCGTGCGGGCGCTGGTGGCCCTTCAGCACCGCGGGCAGGAGAGCGCGGGGATCGCCGTCCTGGACGGCTCGGGGCGGCTGCGGGTGCACCGGGGCCCGGGCCTGGCCGGCCAGGTCTTCGGCCGCCCGGCGCACCTGGCGCGGCTGGGGGAGGGGGCCACGGCGGCCATCGGCCACGTTCGCTACGCCACCGCCGGCGATCCGGGTCCCCGCAACGCCCAGCCCCTGCTCTTCGGCGGCGACTTCGCCCTGGCCCACAACGGCCAGCTGGCGGGCGGCGAGCGCTGGCGGGCCGTCCTCGAGCGCCTGGGCGTCCCCCTGGCCACCACGGCCGATTCGGAGGTCATCGGCCGGGTCGCCCAGCGGCACGCGGCCCTGGCCTCGCGCCTGCCCGTGTCCCGGAGCGCCCTTACCGGGACCTGCCCCGTCCAGCCGGCGGCGCCGCCGGCCGGCACGGCGGCGGCGCCCGGGCCGGGCGGGACCAACCCCGCCGGCGGCCCGCCGGCCCCCTTGCTCAAGGCGCTGGCGGCGGTGCCCGGAGCGTATGCCGTGGTCATCCTGACACCCCGCGGGCTCCTGGCGGCCCGCGATCCCTGGGGCATCCGGCCGCTGGTCCTGGGCCGCATCGGCGACGCCTGGGCCGTGGCCTCGGAGAGCTGCGCCCTCGAGACGGCGGGGGGCCGGGTGGAGGAGGAACTGCCGCCCGGCAGCTGGGTGTGGCTGGGCTGCGGGGAGGCCGCTGGACCCGCCCGCGGCGCCCTGCCCGGCTGGGACCGGGCCGGCCTTGCCCGGGAGGCCTTCTGCGTCTTCGAATACATCTACTTCGCCCGGCCCGACAGCTGCTTCGCCGGCCGGAGCGTGTACGCCGTGCGCAAGGAGCTGGGGCGGCGGCTGGCCCGGGTCCACCCCGCCAGCGCCGACGTGGTGGTGGGGGTGCCCGACTCCAGCCTCCCCGCCGCGGCGGGCTATGCCGAGGCGGCGGGGCTGCCCCATGAGCTGGGCCTGGTGAAGAACCGGTACACCGGCCGCACCTTCATCCGACCGGGGTCGCGGGAGCGGGAGGAGGCGGTGCGCCTCAAGCTCCATCCCGTGCCCGGCGTCCTGGCGGGGCGGCGGGTGGTGCTGGTCGACGACTCCCTGGTCCGCGGCACCACCGCCCGCTGGCTGGTCACGGCCCTGCGGGAGGCGGGGGCCCGGGAGGTGCACCTGCGCATCACCGCCCCACCCTACCGCTTCCCCTGCCACTTCGGCGTCGACACGGGCCGGGCCGAAGAGCTCTTGGCCGCCGGCCGCTCGCCGCAGTCCATAGCCCGGGCCGTGGGGGCCGACTCCCTGGCCTTCCTGCCCCTCGATCAGGTGGTGGAGGCCACCGGCCGGTCCGCGGGGTCCCTGTGCCTGGGCTGTTTCACCGGGCGCTACCCGCTGGATCCGGAAGGCAAGGTGCGCCGGGCCGGGCGCCGTGCAGGCTCCGGCTGCGGCGCGGGGGACGGGTAA
- a CDS encoding AIR synthase related protein → MVRQSEPRSEPQTSQDLTDRPAGRPAEPWQAAGLTAAEYRRVLQLLGREPGPAELGLIGVLWSEHCAYKHSRPLLRRLPTRGSQVLLGPGENAGAVDLGDGTAVVFRIESHNHPSFVEPFQGAATGVGGILRDVLAAGARPVALMDFLCFAEPRDDRDRRLVRGVVAGIAAYGNCTGVPVVGGRVLFEPGYRTNPLVNVLCAGVAPAQRLLKGVAAGPGARLVLIGPPTGADGVHGATFASASLGPGDAAGRRPAVQVGDPFAGKVLIEACLELVEAGLVAAFQDLGAGGLGAAAAELASRAGTGAALHLDRVPLREPGLPAEVILLSESQERMLAVVEPAHLPRLRWVTRRWGLPAAVVGRLEEAGDRGGRFRARHRGRWLVDLPVDLLTRQAPVYGPPGEGLPGEDRGGDGGPGGGPVAAGALAVLPGSRDRAPAGWGGSQPAETPAGPWPGWAPPQPGAGPGVTRAAAGRLDPGEAGDGRGEPPDLRDPQAVAGTLRRLLASPALASKSWIYSQFDHLVGGRTRLRPGAGPAAVLEVPGSDRLLVLAMAGTGRQAALDPFRAAALAVAEAALRASCVGGIPLGLTNGLNLGDPGRPAVYAQLAGLIDGMAAACRALDLPVTGGNVSLYNATGEHDIDPTVAVSVAGVIPPPGRWAAGFFSEPGLRVALLGPLAGRLAGSEYVKGGGAACASPDRPAGLAGHAAQARGGGDPAARSGDQVPRPGDRVALGGDQAALPQVPWELQRRLQRLLQEAVAQGWVVAARPAGRGGLLVTLVEMAFAGGPLPPGETAEGAALGLDIAIRRQPGAPAPRRDALLFGEGPARVVVAVPPGAWDALARRAAALHVPLHPLGLTGEPGGRIRVRLDGALWLDEPAASLWTLWEEALPCRLDGPESQSVAG, encoded by the coding sequence TACAAGCACTCCCGGCCGCTGCTCCGCCGGCTTCCCACCCGCGGGTCCCAGGTGCTGCTCGGGCCCGGGGAGAACGCCGGCGCCGTCGACCTGGGCGACGGGACGGCGGTGGTCTTCCGCATCGAGTCCCACAACCACCCGTCCTTCGTGGAACCCTTCCAGGGCGCCGCCACGGGCGTGGGCGGGATCCTGCGCGATGTGCTGGCCGCCGGGGCCCGGCCCGTCGCCCTGATGGACTTTCTCTGCTTCGCGGAGCCCCGCGATGACCGGGACCGCCGGCTGGTCCGGGGCGTGGTGGCGGGCATCGCCGCCTACGGCAACTGCACCGGGGTGCCGGTGGTGGGCGGCCGGGTCCTGTTCGAGCCGGGGTACCGGACGAACCCGCTGGTCAACGTGCTCTGCGCCGGGGTGGCGCCGGCCCAGCGGCTGCTCAAGGGCGTGGCGGCAGGGCCCGGTGCGCGGCTGGTGCTTATCGGCCCGCCCACCGGGGCCGACGGCGTCCATGGCGCCACCTTCGCCTCGGCGAGCCTGGGCCCCGGCGACGCCGCCGGCCGGCGGCCCGCGGTGCAGGTGGGCGACCCCTTTGCCGGCAAAGTGCTGATCGAAGCGTGCCTGGAGCTGGTGGAAGCAGGCCTGGTGGCCGCCTTTCAGGACCTGGGGGCCGGCGGCCTGGGTGCGGCGGCGGCCGAGCTGGCGTCCCGGGCGGGGACGGGAGCGGCGCTGCACCTGGACCGGGTGCCCCTGCGGGAGCCGGGCCTCCCCGCGGAGGTCATCCTGCTCTCCGAGTCTCAGGAGCGGATGCTGGCGGTGGTCGAACCGGCCCACCTGCCGCGGCTGCGCTGGGTGACCCGGCGCTGGGGCCTACCCGCCGCCGTGGTGGGCCGGCTGGAGGAAGCCGGGGACCGGGGCGGCCGTTTCCGGGCCCGCCACCGGGGCCGGTGGCTGGTGGACCTGCCCGTCGACCTCTTGACCCGCCAGGCGCCGGTGTACGGGCCGCCGGGGGAGGGGCTGCCGGGCGAGGACCGAGGGGGCGATGGCGGGCCCGGTGGCGGGCCGGTGGCCGCCGGGGCGCTGGCGGTGCTCCCGGGAAGCCGGGACCGTGCCCCGGCGGGGTGGGGCGGGTCCCAGCCAGCCGAGACCCCGGCCGGTCCATGGCCGGGGTGGGCCCCGCCGCAGCCCGGCGCCGGCCCCGGCGTCACCAGGGCGGCGGCGGGCCGGCTGGACCCCGGTGAGGCCGGGGACGGCCGGGGGGAGCCCCCGGACCTCCGTGACCCCCAGGCCGTGGCCGGCACCCTGCGCCGCCTGCTGGCATCGCCCGCCCTGGCCAGCAAGAGCTGGATCTACAGCCAGTTCGACCACCTGGTGGGCGGCCGCACCCGGCTGCGCCCGGGGGCGGGCCCGGCGGCGGTCCTGGAGGTACCGGGCAGCGACCGGCTGCTGGTGCTGGCCATGGCCGGGACGGGCCGGCAGGCGGCCCTGGACCCCTTCCGGGCCGCCGCCCTGGCCGTGGCCGAGGCGGCCCTACGGGCCAGCTGTGTGGGCGGTATTCCCCTCGGCCTGACCAACGGGCTCAACCTGGGCGACCCGGGACGGCCGGCGGTCTACGCCCAGCTGGCCGGCCTGATCGACGGCATGGCCGCGGCCTGCCGGGCCTTGGACCTGCCGGTGACGGGCGGCAACGTCAGCCTCTACAACGCCACGGGCGAGCACGACATCGACCCCACGGTGGCGGTGAGCGTGGCCGGGGTGATTCCCCCGCCGGGCCGCTGGGCGGCCGGGTTCTTCTCCGAACCGGGGCTCCGGGTGGCCCTGCTGGGACCTCTGGCTGGCCGCCTGGCGGGCAGCGAGTACGTGAAGGGGGGCGGGGCGGCCTGCGCTTCGCCGGACCGGCCCGCGGGCCTGGCCGGCCATGCGGCTCAGGCCCGGGGCGGCGGGGACCCGGCGGCACGGTCTGGAGACCAGGTGCCGCGGCCCGGGGACCGGGTGGCACTAGGCGGGGACCAGGCGGCCCTGCCCCAGGTGCCGTGGGAGCTGCAGCGCCGGCTGCAGCGGCTTCTGCAGGAGGCGGTGGCCCAGGGCTGGGTGGTGGCCGCCCGCCCGGCCGGCCGGGGCGGGCTGCTGGTCACCCTGGTGGAGATGGCCTTTGCCGGCGGCCCCTTGCCGCCGGGCGAGACGGCGGAAGGGGCGGCCCTGGGGCTTGACATCGCCATCCGGCGGCAGCCGGGTGCGCCCGCCCCGCGGCGGGACGCCCTGCTCTTCGGTGAAGGACCGGCCCGGGTAGTGGTGGCCGTCCCGCCGGGGGCATGGGACGCCCTGGCCCGGCGGGCGGCCGCCCTGCACGTCCCCCTTCACCCCCTGGGCCTGACGGGGGAACCCGGCGGCCGCATCCGGGTCCGGCTGGACGGCGCGCTGTGGCTCGACGAACCGGCGGCTTCCCTGTGGACCCTGTGGGAGGAGGCACTCCCGTGCCGGCTGGACGGTCCGGAATCCCAGTCAGTGGCGGGTTGA